A region from the Variovorax sp. RKNM96 genome encodes:
- a CDS encoding response regulator, which translates to MTRIVIVEDEIDIASVVQDYLRHTGYETEHFTDGQSALESIVAAPPDLTLLDIMLPRLDGIEVLRRAREHTAHPIIMLTARIEEVDRLLGLELGADDYVCKPFSPRELVARVRAVLRRTSPGHAPGAPGQAPQGDAPGLVLDDVHWRASLEGTPLNLTRREFGLLQVLSRHPGRIFSRARLLELAYDDTVDVTERAIDSHVKNLRRKLGAVSPSHDWIRSVYGVGFAWEAPPQA; encoded by the coding sequence ATGACACGCATCGTCATCGTCGAGGACGAGATCGACATCGCCTCGGTGGTGCAGGACTACCTGCGCCACACCGGCTACGAGACCGAGCACTTCACCGATGGGCAGAGCGCGCTCGAAAGCATCGTCGCCGCGCCGCCCGACCTGACGCTGTTGGACATCATGCTGCCGCGCCTGGATGGCATCGAGGTGCTGCGCCGCGCGCGCGAGCACACGGCGCATCCGATCATCATGCTCACTGCGCGCATCGAGGAGGTCGACCGCCTGCTCGGCCTGGAGCTCGGTGCCGACGATTACGTGTGCAAGCCCTTCTCGCCGCGCGAGCTGGTGGCGCGGGTGCGCGCGGTGCTGCGGCGCACGTCACCAGGGCATGCGCCGGGGGCGCCGGGCCAGGCCCCGCAAGGCGATGCGCCGGGCCTCGTGCTCGACGACGTGCACTGGCGCGCTTCGCTCGAGGGCACGCCGCTGAACCTCACGCGCCGCGAGTTCGGGCTGCTGCAGGTGCTGTCGCGGCATCCGGGGCGCATCTTCTCGCGCGCACGGCTGTTGGAGCTCGCCTACGACGACACGGTGGACGTGACCGAGCGCGCGATCGACAGCCATGTGAAGAACCTGCGCCGCAAGCTCGGCGCGGTGTCGCCTTCGCACGATTGGATCCGCTCCGTCTACGGCGTGGGATTCGCGTGGGAGGCGCCGCCGCAGGCCTGA
- a CDS encoding ATP-binding protein, which yields MPRLTLSRKIFLALAALLVVLLLSFVGFSIIALQRGLGAYVAEIEIRRMDWLSQLLLKHYVANGDWKKLRDNDEAWHRLRMGQLAIVLDGAASPDDRRLPPWYERRAQADLDNGAPPPAPPSSSPSGSPQLDLLPRRFSMPPPPWFFPDPRSAADSIYQRLAVLDAQGAPVVGATIDLENAARMPIRRGRSVVGYLALAPMQGLESEADRAFLARQSGVIALTGMCGLAFALVLSWLLARRWFKPIDALTQAAQDVARGRLSTRVTVHGSDELALLGKTFNDMAQRLDKVEASRRAWLADAAHELRTPLAAMRAEIEALQDGVRTFDERTALRMHRQVIRLGQLVDDLRSSMREPQNDLLTTAVFPLALLKEALDHTRDRFAQRGIAVDREAIDRIAASAQPVIDGDAHRLHQVFMNLLENTLAYTDAGGQLRIDVTVEGAWTGNCLTLLFDDSAPGVSDEEIPRLFDRLFRGETSRSRALGGSGLGLSICRATIEAHGGSIEAAASPLGGLRMTITLPLATTA from the coding sequence ATGCCGCGTCTGACCCTCTCCCGCAAGATCTTCCTGGCGCTGGCCGCCTTGCTGGTCGTCTTGCTGCTCAGTTTCGTGGGCTTCTCCATCATCGCGCTGCAGCGGGGCCTGGGCGCCTATGTCGCCGAGATCGAGATCCGGCGCATGGACTGGCTCTCGCAGCTCCTCTTGAAGCACTACGTCGCCAACGGCGACTGGAAGAAGCTGCGCGACAACGACGAGGCCTGGCACCGCCTGCGCATGGGCCAGCTCGCGATCGTGCTCGACGGCGCGGCCAGCCCCGACGACCGGCGGCTTCCGCCCTGGTACGAGCGTCGTGCACAGGCCGACCTCGACAACGGCGCGCCGCCGCCGGCCCCGCCCTCTTCCTCTCCCTCCGGTTCGCCGCAACTCGACCTGCTGCCCCGGCGCTTCTCGATGCCGCCGCCGCCCTGGTTCTTTCCAGATCCGCGCTCGGCCGCCGATTCGATCTACCAGCGCCTGGCCGTGCTCGATGCGCAGGGCGCGCCGGTGGTCGGCGCCACCATCGACCTGGAGAACGCCGCGCGCATGCCGATCCGGCGCGGGCGCTCGGTCGTCGGCTACCTGGCGCTCGCGCCCATGCAGGGCCTGGAAAGCGAAGCCGACCGCGCCTTCCTCGCGCGCCAGTCCGGCGTGATCGCGCTCACCGGCATGTGCGGCCTCGCCTTTGCGCTGGTGCTGTCGTGGCTGCTCGCGCGCCGCTGGTTCAAGCCCATCGACGCGCTGACGCAGGCGGCGCAGGATGTGGCGCGCGGGCGGCTCTCCACCCGCGTGACGGTCCATGGCTCCGACGAACTCGCGCTGCTGGGCAAGACCTTCAACGACATGGCGCAGCGCCTGGACAAGGTCGAGGCCTCGCGGCGCGCCTGGCTGGCCGATGCCGCGCACGAGCTGCGCACGCCGCTCGCGGCCATGCGCGCGGAGATCGAGGCGCTGCAGGACGGCGTGCGCACCTTCGACGAACGCACCGCGCTGCGCATGCACCGGCAGGTGATCCGCCTCGGCCAGCTGGTCGACGACCTGCGCAGCAGCATGCGCGAGCCGCAGAACGACCTGCTCACCACCGCGGTGTTTCCGCTCGCGCTGCTGAAGGAAGCGCTCGACCACACGCGCGACCGCTTCGCGCAGCGCGGCATCGCGGTCGACCGGGAGGCGATCGATCGCATCGCCGCATCGGCCCAGCCGGTGATCGACGGCGATGCGCACCGGCTGCACCAGGTCTTCATGAACCTGCTGGAGAACACGCTGGCCTACACCGATGCCGGCGGCCAGTTGCGCATCGATGTGACCGTCGAAGGCGCATGGACCGGCAACTGCCTCACGCTGCTGTTCGACGACAGCGCGCCGGGCGTGTCCGACGAAGAGATTCCGCGGCTCTTCGACCGCCTGTTCCGCGGCGAGACCTCGCGCAGTCGTGCGCTCGGCGGCTCGGGCCTCGGCCTCTCGATCTGCCGCGCGACCATCGAGGCGCACGGCGGCAGCATCGAGGCGGCGGCCTCGCCGCTGGGCGGGCTGCGCATGACCATCACCCTTCCGCTGGCGACCACCGCATGA
- a CDS encoding efflux RND transporter permease subunit has translation MIANFFIQRPVFAWVIAILIMLAGGVAIRTLPVSQYPDIAPPTVVVSANYPGASAQALESSVTQVIEQQLKGIDGLMYFKSTSSSAGWAEISVTFRQGIDPDTAQMQVQNKVSQATSRLPQAVQQQGLTVAKSQNNFLLIVALYDETDRRTDTDIADWMASNLRDPISRVDGVGSVQAFGAAYAMRIWLDPHRLASYQLMPSDVTAAIAAQNTQVSVGEIGARPSSAKQQLNATVTALSRLQTPEQFRDIVLKTQADGAVVRLGDVARVEIGSESYTETTRLNGHPAAGSAVMLAPGANALTTANAVKARIAELEASLPAGLRVAYAEDTTRFVKISIKSVIKTLLEAIALVVVVMFLFLQNWRATVIPAITVPVVLLGTFGVLAAFGYSINVLTLFGMVLAIGLLVDDAIVVVENVERVMHEEGLDAKAATIQSMGEITGALIGIAVVVSAVFLPMTFFGGSVGVIYRQFSVTIIASMVLSVVVAIVLIPALCARFLKAGTAPRTRGFLGAFNRRFDAAQGRYVGLLGRMLRKPLRFTAVYLAIVAGMGALYLSLPGGFLPEEDQGSVMVQLTLPAGATQGRTDAVNRAVEKHFLETEKDTTDTIFTISGWSYSGSGQNQGMAFVSLKDWSERSGADKRAHAISERAGTALSAQQRDAEVHGMVPPPIEGLGESNGFEFWLQDTSGMGSARLVQVREQLVRDAKKDTRLQSVRANSIANTPQLQVDIDQLKASALRLSLDDVNTTLGVAWGGSYVNDFIDRGRVKRVYVQADAPYRSAPEDIRQWSVRGATGAMTPFSAFATTRWGQGASQLERYNGLPAVQIQGAAAQGTSSGTAMAAIETVAKKQSGTGYAWSGLSYQERLSGGQAPLLFALSILVVFLCLAALYESWSVPLSVMLVIPLGVLGAVIAAALRGLSNDIYFQVGLLATIGLSAKNAILIIEFAEAALRRGVPLLEAVAEGARLRLRPILMTSLAFLAGVIPLALATGAGSGSQTAIGTGVFGGVLAATALGIFFVPLFYLLVKRVAARWGGRKATPAHAA, from the coding sequence GTGATCGCGAATTTCTTCATCCAGCGCCCGGTCTTCGCCTGGGTCATTGCCATCCTCATCATGCTGGCCGGCGGCGTGGCCATCCGCACGCTGCCGGTGTCGCAGTACCCGGACATCGCGCCGCCCACCGTCGTGGTCTCCGCCAACTACCCCGGCGCCTCGGCGCAGGCGCTGGAGAGCAGCGTCACGCAGGTCATCGAGCAGCAACTCAAGGGCATCGACGGCCTGATGTACTTCAAGTCGACCAGCAGTTCTGCCGGCTGGGCCGAGATCAGCGTGACCTTCCGCCAGGGCATCGATCCCGACACCGCCCAGATGCAGGTGCAGAACAAGGTCAGCCAGGCCACGAGCCGCCTGCCGCAGGCGGTGCAGCAGCAGGGCCTGACGGTCGCGAAGTCGCAGAACAACTTCCTCCTGATCGTGGCGCTCTACGACGAGACCGACCGCCGCACCGACACCGACATCGCCGACTGGATGGCCAGCAACCTGCGCGACCCGATCAGCCGTGTCGACGGCGTGGGCTCGGTGCAGGCCTTCGGCGCGGCGTATGCGATGCGCATCTGGCTCGACCCGCATCGGCTCGCGAGCTACCAGCTCATGCCCTCGGACGTCACCGCCGCCATCGCCGCGCAGAACACGCAGGTGTCGGTGGGCGAGATCGGCGCGCGGCCTTCGTCGGCGAAGCAGCAGCTCAATGCCACGGTCACGGCGCTCTCGCGGCTGCAGACGCCCGAACAATTCCGCGACATCGTGCTCAAGACGCAGGCCGACGGCGCCGTGGTGCGGCTGGGCGATGTGGCACGCGTGGAGATCGGCAGCGAGTCGTACACCGAAACCACGCGCCTGAACGGCCACCCGGCCGCGGGCTCGGCCGTGATGCTGGCGCCGGGCGCCAACGCGCTCACCACCGCGAATGCGGTGAAGGCGCGCATCGCCGAACTCGAAGCGTCGCTGCCTGCGGGCCTGCGCGTAGCGTATGCGGAAGACACGACGCGCTTCGTGAAGATCTCGATCAAGTCGGTCATCAAGACGCTGCTCGAAGCCATCGCGCTGGTGGTCGTCGTGATGTTCCTGTTCCTGCAGAACTGGCGCGCCACGGTGATCCCCGCGATCACGGTGCCGGTGGTGCTGCTGGGCACCTTCGGCGTGCTCGCCGCCTTCGGCTATTCGATCAACGTACTCACGCTGTTCGGCATGGTGCTGGCCATCGGCCTTCTGGTGGACGACGCCATCGTGGTGGTGGAGAACGTCGAGCGCGTGATGCATGAAGAAGGGCTTGACGCGAAAGCGGCCACCATCCAATCGATGGGCGAGATCACCGGCGCGCTGATCGGCATCGCGGTGGTGGTGTCGGCGGTGTTCCTGCCGATGACGTTTTTCGGCGGCTCGGTGGGCGTGATCTACCGGCAGTTCTCGGTGACGATCATCGCGTCGATGGTGCTTTCGGTGGTGGTGGCCATCGTGCTGATTCCCGCGCTGTGCGCGCGCTTCCTGAAGGCGGGCACGGCGCCGCGCACAAGAGGTTTCCTCGGTGCGTTCAACCGCCGCTTCGATGCGGCGCAGGGGCGCTACGTCGGGCTGCTGGGCCGCATGCTGCGCAAGCCCCTGCGCTTCACCGCCGTCTACCTCGCCATCGTGGCCGGCATGGGCGCGCTCTATCTGAGCCTGCCCGGCGGCTTCCTGCCTGAAGAAGACCAGGGCAGCGTGATGGTGCAGCTCACGCTGCCGGCGGGCGCCACGCAGGGCCGCACCGATGCCGTGAACCGCGCCGTCGAAAAGCACTTTCTCGAAACCGAGAAGGACACCACCGACACCATCTTCACGATCTCGGGCTGGAGTTACAGCGGCTCGGGGCAGAACCAGGGCATGGCCTTCGTCTCGCTCAAGGACTGGTCCGAGCGCAGCGGCGCGGACAAGCGCGCGCACGCCATCAGCGAACGCGCCGGCACCGCGCTCTCGGCGCAGCAGCGCGACGCCGAGGTCCACGGCATGGTGCCGCCGCCGATCGAAGGGCTGGGCGAATCCAACGGCTTCGAGTTCTGGCTGCAGGACACCTCCGGCATGGGATCGGCGCGCCTCGTGCAGGTGCGCGAACAACTCGTGCGCGACGCGAAGAAGGACACGCGCCTGCAGTCCGTGCGCGCCAACAGCATCGCCAACACGCCGCAGCTGCAGGTCGACATCGACCAGCTCAAGGCCTCGGCGCTGCGGCTCTCGCTGGACGACGTGAACACCACGCTGGGCGTGGCCTGGGGCGGCAGCTACGTCAACGACTTTATCGACCGCGGCCGCGTGAAGCGCGTGTACGTGCAGGCCGATGCGCCCTACCGCTCGGCACCGGAAGACATCCGCCAGTGGTCGGTGCGCGGTGCCACCGGCGCGATGACGCCGTTCTCGGCCTTCGCCACCACGCGCTGGGGCCAGGGCGCCTCGCAGCTGGAGCGCTACAACGGCCTGCCGGCCGTGCAGATCCAGGGCGCCGCCGCGCAGGGCACGAGCTCGGGCACGGCCATGGCGGCCATCGAGACCGTCGCGAAGAAGCAGAGCGGCACGGGCTACGCATGGAGCGGCCTCTCCTACCAGGAGCGCCTGTCGGGCGGGCAGGCGCCGCTCCTGTTCGCGCTGTCGATCCTCGTGGTGTTCCTGTGCCTGGCGGCGCTCTACGAGAGCTGGTCGGTGCCACTCTCAGTGATGCTGGTCATTCCGCTGGGCGTGCTCGGCGCGGTGATCGCGGCGGCGCTGCGCGGGCTGTCGAACGACATCTACTTCCAGGTCGGCCTGCTCGCCACCATCGGGCTGTCGGCCAAGAACGCGATCCTGATCATCGAGTTCGCGGAGGCGGCATTGCGGCGCGGGGTGCCGTTGCTCGAAGCGGTGGCCGAAGGCGCGCGCCTGCGGCTGCGGCCCATCCTGATGACCTCGCTGGCGTTCCTGGCCGGCGTGATTCCGCTGGCCCTCGCCACCGGTGCGGGCTCGGGCAGCCAGACGGCGATCGGCACCGGCGTGTTCGGCGGGGTGCTCGCTGCGACGGCGCTGGGGATCTTCTTCGTGCCGCTGTTCTATCTGCTGGTGAAGCGGGTGGCTGCGCGATGGGGTGGACGCAAGGCGACCCCGGCACACGCCGCATGA
- a CDS encoding DMT family transporter, protein MQTKLRGALEMSAAMVISGTIGWFVVRFNQPLVDVLFWRCVFGAATLLVACAALGVLRRGLTPRTFALAAFGGVALVVNWLLIFASFSRASISIATAVYNTQPFMLVALGALLFSERLTAMKVAWLCIAFAGVVLVAQAKGGGGADGSAYLTGVLMALGAAFCYAVAAIVAKKLGDMAPHLIALIQVCVGIAMLAPFANLRALPTDAGTWGVHLTMGVIYTGLVFILLYGAIQKLPTTVAGALSFIYPLVAIGVDFVAFGQRLTLAQLVGATTILIAAAGMTFGWTLPGMSGRAPAARKS, encoded by the coding sequence ATGCAAACCAAGCTTCGCGGCGCGCTCGAAATGAGCGCCGCCATGGTGATTTCCGGAACCATCGGCTGGTTCGTGGTGCGCTTCAACCAGCCGCTGGTCGACGTGCTGTTCTGGCGCTGCGTGTTCGGTGCGGCCACGCTGCTCGTCGCATGCGCCGCGCTGGGCGTGCTGCGCCGCGGCCTCACGCCGCGCACCTTCGCGCTCGCGGCGTTCGGCGGCGTGGCGCTGGTGGTCAACTGGCTGCTGATCTTCGCGTCGTTCTCGCGCGCATCGATCTCCATCGCCACCGCGGTCTACAACACGCAACCCTTCATGCTCGTCGCGCTCGGTGCGCTGCTGTTCTCCGAACGGTTGACTGCGATGAAGGTGGCTTGGCTCTGCATCGCCTTCGCCGGCGTCGTGCTGGTGGCGCAGGCCAAGGGTGGCGGCGGCGCCGATGGCTCGGCCTACCTCACAGGAGTGCTGATGGCATTGGGCGCCGCCTTCTGCTACGCGGTGGCCGCGATCGTCGCGAAGAAGCTCGGCGACATGGCGCCGCACCTCATCGCGCTGATCCAGGTCTGCGTGGGCATCGCGATGCTCGCGCCGTTCGCGAATCTCAGGGCGTTGCCCACCGACGCGGGTACCTGGGGCGTGCACCTCACGATGGGCGTGATCTACACCGGGCTGGTGTTCATCCTGCTGTACGGTGCGATCCAGAAGCTGCCGACGACGGTGGCCGGCGCGCTGTCGTTCATCTATCCACTGGTGGCGATCGGGGTCGACTTCGTGGCCTTCGGCCAGCGGTTGACGCTGGCGCAACTTGTCGGCGCGACGACCATCCTGATCGCGGCGGCGGGCATGACTTTCGGATGGACTCTGCCCGGCATGTCGGGACGGGCGCCCGCAGCTCGCAAGAGCTGA
- a CDS encoding Rrf2 family transcriptional regulator, whose translation MRLTTKGRFAVTAMIDIALHGRSGPVTLASISLRQRVSLSYLELLFAKLRRNDLVESTRGPGGGYSLSRKAALISVADIVLSIEDHGNETTRRRAGGDADDTGRCEVDDLWASVNLRAVEFLKSISLQSLVDEQKAKGVQAATSVAGSKRTTVMGTPTRKPFVVDAPNSVFALGRRQQRAG comes from the coding sequence ATGCGCCTCACCACCAAGGGCCGCTTTGCGGTCACCGCGATGATCGACATCGCACTTCACGGCCGCTCGGGCCCGGTCACGCTGGCCTCGATCAGCCTGCGCCAGCGGGTCTCGCTGTCGTACCTGGAACTGCTGTTCGCCAAGCTGCGCCGCAACGACCTGGTCGAATCGACGCGCGGCCCGGGCGGCGGGTATTCGCTCAGCCGCAAGGCCGCGCTCATCAGCGTGGCCGACATCGTGCTCTCCATCGAGGACCACGGCAACGAGACCACGCGGCGCCGTGCCGGCGGGGATGCGGACGATACCGGCCGCTGCGAAGTCGACGATCTCTGGGCCTCGGTCAACCTGCGGGCGGTCGAGTTCCTGAAGTCGATCTCGCTGCAGAGCCTGGTCGACGAACAGAAGGCCAAGGGCGTGCAGGCCGCCACCAGCGTGGCCGGCAGCAAGCGGACCACCGTGATGGGCACCCCGACGCGCAAGCCGTTCGTCGTGGACGCGCCGAACTCGGTGTTCGCATTGGGCCGGCGCCAGCAGCGCGCCGGTTAG
- the yccS gene encoding YccS family putative transporter, giving the protein MLPLSPDSLRQRLRSFASRAQPLRILLTLGSLMAVCGYTGHPDAVIPLFLGAIASALAETDDSWRGRFRAQLVTLACFAVVSFSVEALFGRPVLFIAGLAFAAFWLTMLGAVEARYKAIAYATLILAMYATLGIENQATHGHDGGREPLLLLAGAAWYGVFSVLWCAAFPAQPVQARLVTLFTVLGNFVRFKASLFEPLRGIDIEQKRLSLAQLNAEVVTELNAAKESIFRRIGARAPTGRISRYRGLYLIAQDVHERASSSHDDYNALADAFFHSDLLYRCQRVLGLQGLACRRLAVSIARREPFEVGEETVQALADLRGAIEHERARATTPERLTLLASVEALARNLAQLDGQLAGASQPSARAGRTEMGLFNRSPRSWRDAVERVRRQLTPRSPLFRHALRLALALVAGYGVMHLIHPAQGYWILLTTLFVCQQTFGDTVSRMGQRIAGTALGVVTGWALLQLFPQPLVQSVIAVVAGVLFFATRATRYLLATAAMTLLVLMCFNQVGDSGLLLVPRLVDTAIGSAIAGLAVLLVLPHWQARRINELAATAMRSHAGYLRRIVEQYRTGPLDHLDYRLARRNDHNADAALSTAVSDMFREPGYVRPRAGIALRFLIRSHTLLSYLSALGAHRAALPDSPHMAVLRDAAEGAAAALESLAGGLQGGAIADDPAAEPALRAALAAAVAPAGDAGAAERTIHTELALVWLQIDALRAHAREWLQPGDEAAPATLET; this is encoded by the coding sequence ATGCTCCCCCTGTCTCCCGATTCGCTGCGCCAGCGCCTGCGTTCCTTTGCCTCCCGCGCGCAGCCGCTGCGCATTCTTCTCACGCTCGGCAGCCTGATGGCGGTGTGCGGCTACACCGGCCACCCCGATGCAGTGATCCCGCTGTTCCTCGGCGCCATCGCGAGCGCGCTCGCCGAGACCGACGACAGCTGGCGCGGCCGCTTTCGCGCGCAGCTCGTCACGCTCGCGTGCTTCGCGGTGGTGTCGTTCTCGGTGGAGGCGCTGTTCGGCCGACCGGTGCTCTTCATCGCGGGCCTGGCCTTCGCGGCCTTCTGGCTCACGATGCTGGGCGCGGTGGAGGCGCGCTACAAGGCCATTGCCTATGCCACGCTGATCCTCGCGATGTACGCGACGCTGGGCATCGAGAACCAGGCGACGCACGGCCATGACGGCGGACGCGAGCCGTTGCTGCTGCTGGCAGGCGCCGCCTGGTACGGCGTGTTCTCGGTACTGTGGTGCGCGGCCTTTCCGGCGCAGCCGGTGCAGGCGCGGCTGGTCACGCTCTTCACCGTGCTCGGCAACTTCGTGCGCTTCAAGGCATCGCTGTTCGAGCCGCTGCGGGGCATCGACATCGAACAGAAGCGCCTGTCGCTCGCGCAGCTCAACGCCGAGGTGGTGACCGAGCTGAATGCCGCGAAGGAAAGCATCTTCCGCCGCATCGGCGCGCGGGCGCCGACCGGCCGCATCTCGCGCTACCGCGGGCTCTACCTGATCGCGCAGGACGTGCACGAGCGCGCGAGCTCCTCGCACGACGACTACAACGCGCTGGCCGACGCCTTCTTCCACAGCGACCTTTTGTACCGCTGCCAGCGCGTGCTCGGGCTGCAGGGGCTGGCCTGCCGGCGGCTGGCCGTCTCGATCGCGCGACGCGAGCCTTTCGAGGTGGGCGAGGAAACCGTGCAGGCGCTGGCCGACCTGCGCGGCGCCATCGAACACGAGCGGGCGCGTGCGACCACACCGGAGCGGCTCACGCTTCTGGCCTCGGTGGAAGCGCTCGCGCGCAACCTCGCGCAGCTCGACGGACAACTCGCCGGGGCGAGCCAGCCGTCGGCCCGCGCCGGCCGGACCGAGATGGGCCTCTTCAACCGCTCTCCGCGTTCGTGGCGCGATGCGGTGGAGCGCGTGCGGCGGCAACTCACGCCGCGCTCGCCGCTGTTTCGCCATGCGCTGCGGCTGGCCCTCGCGCTGGTCGCGGGCTACGGCGTGATGCACCTGATCCATCCCGCACAGGGCTACTGGATCCTGCTGACCACGCTGTTCGTCTGCCAGCAGACCTTTGGCGACACCGTCTCGCGCATGGGCCAGCGCATCGCCGGCACGGCCCTGGGCGTGGTGACCGGCTGGGCGCTGCTGCAGCTCTTTCCGCAGCCGCTGGTGCAGTCGGTGATCGCGGTGGTGGCCGGGGTGCTGTTCTTCGCCACGCGCGCCACGCGCTACCTGCTCGCCACGGCCGCGATGACGCTGCTGGTGCTGATGTGCTTCAACCAGGTGGGCGACAGCGGCCTCCTGCTCGTGCCGCGGCTGGTCGACACCGCCATCGGCAGCGCCATCGCCGGCCTCGCGGTGCTGCTGGTGCTGCCGCACTGGCAGGCGCGGCGCATCAACGAGCTGGCGGCCACGGCGATGCGCAGCCATGCGGGGTACCTGCGCCGGATCGTCGAGCAGTACCGCACCGGTCCGCTCGACCATCTCGACTACCGCCTCGCGCGGCGCAACGACCACAACGCCGACGCGGCGCTTTCCACGGCGGTGTCGGACATGTTCCGCGAGCCGGGCTACGTGCGGCCGCGCGCGGGCATTGCGCTGCGCTTCCTGATCCGCTCGCACACGCTCCTGAGCTACCTGTCGGCGCTCGGCGCGCACCGCGCCGCGCTGCCCGATTCGCCGCACATGGCGGTGCTGCGCGATGCGGCCGAAGGCGCGGCGGCGGCGCTCGAATCACTGGCCGGCGGGCTGCAGGGCGGCGCGATCGCGGACGATCCCGCCGCCGAACCCGCCCTGCGCGCCGCCCTCGCGGCGGCCGTGGCGCCGGCGGGCGATGCCGGCGCGGCCGAACGCACCATCCACACCGAACTGGCACTGGTCTGGCTGCAGATCGACGCGCTGCGCGCCCATGCGCGCGAGTGGCTGCAGCCCGGGGACGAGGCGGCGCCTGCCACCCTGGAAACCTGA
- a CDS encoding efflux RND transporter periplasmic adaptor subunit yields the protein MNSKLLLSLSLLASLALTACGGKPASTADDAPGEVGVVTLHAGDVPVLTELAGRTAAFRVSEVRPQVNGIVRKRLFEEGGMVRAGQVLYEIEPGPFEAAHEQAQASLATAQAGIASLRSKAERHGELVKANAVSRQEHDEAQAALAQAQAGVKAAQAAVKAARINLEFTRITAPIAGRIGRSSITEGALVAPGQAAALATIQRLDPIYVDVIQSSLELTKLKRRFISGDMAPASTRVKLRMEDGLPYPHEGTLKFTEVGVDAATGSVTLRAEFPNPQGLLLPGMYVRAQVEAGVERRAILAPQRGVSRNEKGEPTALVVGAGDKVELRSLEVRGAAGDQWIVTQGLREGDRIVVDGLQRARPGEKVKPVPVSLEAAAAAAE from the coding sequence ATGAACTCCAAGCTCCTGCTCTCCCTTTCCCTGCTTGCCTCGCTCGCGCTCACTGCCTGCGGCGGCAAGCCGGCCTCCACCGCCGACGATGCACCAGGCGAAGTCGGCGTGGTGACGCTGCACGCCGGCGACGTGCCGGTGCTCACCGAACTCGCCGGCCGCACCGCAGCCTTCCGCGTGTCGGAGGTGCGGCCGCAGGTCAACGGCATCGTGCGCAAGCGCCTCTTCGAGGAAGGCGGCATGGTCCGCGCGGGGCAGGTGCTCTACGAAATCGAGCCCGGCCCGTTCGAGGCCGCGCATGAACAGGCACAGGCCTCGCTGGCCACCGCGCAGGCGGGCATTGCGAGCCTGCGCAGCAAGGCCGAGCGCCATGGCGAACTCGTCAAGGCCAACGCGGTCAGCCGGCAGGAGCACGACGAGGCCCAGGCCGCGCTCGCGCAGGCCCAGGCAGGTGTGAAGGCCGCGCAGGCAGCAGTGAAGGCCGCGCGCATCAACCTCGAATTCACGCGCATCACCGCGCCCATCGCGGGGCGCATCGGGCGCTCGTCCATCACCGAAGGCGCGCTTGTCGCGCCGGGGCAGGCGGCGGCGCTGGCGACGATCCAGCGGCTCGACCCGATCTACGTCGACGTCATCCAGTCGAGCCTGGAGCTGACCAAGCTCAAGCGCCGCTTCATCTCGGGCGACATGGCGCCGGCCAGCACGCGCGTGAAGCTGCGCATGGAAGACGGCCTGCCGTATCCGCACGAAGGCACGCTGAAGTTCACCGAGGTCGGCGTCGATGCCGCGACCGGCTCGGTCACGCTGCGTGCGGAATTTCCGAACCCGCAAGGCCTGCTGCTGCCGGGCATGTACGTGCGCGCGCAGGTCGAGGCCGGCGTGGAGCGCCGCGCCATCCTCGCGCCCCAGCGCGGCGTGAGCCGCAACGAGAAGGGCGAACCCACCGCGCTCGTGGTCGGCGCGGGCGACAAGGTCGAGCTGCGGTCGCTCGAAGTGCGCGGCGCGGCGGGCGACCAGTGGATCGTGACCCAGGGCCTGCGCGAAGGCGACCGCATCGTGGTCGACGGGCTGCAGCGTGCGCGCCCCGGCGAGAAGGTCAAGCCGGTGCCGGTGTCCCTCGAGGCGGCCGCCGCCGCGGCCGAATAA
- a CDS encoding Bax inhibitor-1/YccA family protein: MNNGQPTYHPGFDAPIASAQERNRVLRNTYWLLALSMVPTVLGAWIGVSTGLARAMSPGIGLMVFLGGAFGFMYAIEKTKNSAAGVPVLLAFTFFMGLMLSRLVGSVLGLSNGANLVMTAFAGTGAIFLGMATLSSVIKRDLSAMGKWLFIGAILLLVAGIANFFIQSSALMMTLAVAAIGIFSAFILHDLKRVKDGLETNYISATLGVYLSIYNVFQALLALLGMGGGRDE; the protein is encoded by the coding sequence ATGAACAACGGTCAACCCACCTACCACCCCGGCTTCGACGCACCGATCGCGTCGGCCCAGGAACGCAACCGCGTCCTTCGCAACACCTACTGGCTGCTCGCGCTGTCGATGGTGCCCACCGTGCTCGGCGCCTGGATCGGCGTCTCCACCGGCCTCGCACGCGCCATGTCGCCGGGCATCGGCCTCATGGTGTTCCTCGGCGGCGCCTTCGGCTTCATGTACGCCATCGAGAAGACCAAGAACTCGGCCGCCGGCGTGCCGGTGCTGCTGGCCTTCACCTTCTTCATGGGGCTGATGCTCTCGCGCCTCGTGGGCTCTGTGCTGGGCCTCTCGAACGGCGCGAACCTGGTGATGACGGCCTTCGCCGGCACCGGCGCGATCTTCCTGGGCATGGCCACGCTGTCGTCGGTCATCAAGCGCGACCTGTCGGCCATGGGCAAGTGGCTCTTCATCGGCGCCATCCTGCTGCTGGTGGCTGGCATCGCCAACTTCTTCATCCAGTCGAGCGCGCTGATGATGACGCTGGCCGTCGCCGCCATCGGCATCTTCTCGGCCTTCATCCTGCACGACCTCAAGCGCGTGAAGGACGGCCTGGAGACCAACTACATCTCCGCCACGCTGGGTGTCTACCTCAGCATCTACAACGTGTTCCAGGCACTGCTGGCCCTCTTGGGCATGGGCGGCGGCCGGGACGAGTAA